A single region of the Lepus europaeus isolate LE1 chromosome 1, mLepTim1.pri, whole genome shotgun sequence genome encodes:
- the AGBL3 gene encoding cytosolic carboxypeptidase 3 isoform X16: protein MRLTICLSTHDKHRQLKRCQTSCLDTVLQPTHLIGISRQTRREMSEGSEKDYSDRTNSDEDESDEDPFMKFLNEDIHQCALLAADCNGDPFFPRTTQILLEYQLGRWVPRLRKPRDLYGVSSSGPLSPTRWPYHCEVIDEKVQHIAIVPSPPALFAGPPSSRERIRTQAEETLLYQGI from the exons ATGCGATTGACTATCTGTTTGAGTACTCATGACAAACACCGTCAGCTTAAACGTTGTCAGACAAGTTGCTTAGACACTGTTTTACAGCCTACCCACCTAATAGGAATTTCAAGGCAGACACGGAGAGAGATGTCAGAAGGTTCAGAAAAAGACTACTCGGACAGAACAAACAGCGATGAGGATGAATCC GATGAAGATCCTTTCATGAAATTTCTAAATGAAGATATTCATCAGTGTGCTCTTTTAGCAG CCGACTGTAATGGGGACCCTTTCTTCCCTCGGACTAcacaaatactgttggagtatcaGCTGGGGCGATGGGTGCCACGTCTTCGTAAACCACGAGATTTGTATGGTGTCTCCTCCTCTGGCCCACTGAGCCCAACAAGATGGCCATACCACTGTGAGGTCATTGATGAAAAAGTACAGCATATCG CCATTGTGCCATCGCCCCCAGCCCTCTTTGCTGGTCCTCCCTCCTCTAGGGAGAGAATTAGAACTCAAGCAGAGGAAACACTGCTGTACCAAGGAATCTGA
- the AGBL3 gene encoding cytosolic carboxypeptidase 3 isoform X15, whose translation MRLTICLSTHDKHRQLKRCQTSCLDTVLQPTHLIGISRQTRREMSEGSEKDYSDRTNSDEDESDEDPFMKFLNEDIHQCALLAADCNGDPFFPRTTQILLEYQLGRWVPRLRKPRDLYGVSSSGPLSPTRWPYHCEVIDEKVQHIDCTPLNPEPMYIPTGLEMEPLYPDSKENTVVYLAEDD comes from the exons ATGCGATTGACTATCTGTTTGAGTACTCATGACAAACACCGTCAGCTTAAACGTTGTCAGACAAGTTGCTTAGACACTGTTTTACAGCCTACCCACCTAATAGGAATTTCAAGGCAGACACGGAGAGAGATGTCAGAAGGTTCAGAAAAAGACTACTCGGACAGAACAAACAGCGATGAGGATGAATCC GATGAAGATCCTTTCATGAAATTTCTAAATGAAGATATTCATCAGTGTGCTCTTTTAGCAG CCGACTGTAATGGGGACCCTTTCTTCCCTCGGACTAcacaaatactgttggagtatcaGCTGGGGCGATGGGTGCCACGTCTTCGTAAACCACGAGATTTGTATGGTGTCTCCTCCTCTGGCCCACTGAGCCCAACAAGATGGCCATACCACTGTGAGGTCATTGATGAAAAAGTACAGCATATCG attgcACTCCTTTGAATCCTGAGCCAATGTATATCCCAACAGGTCTAGAAATGGAACCGCTTTATCCAGATTCTAAGGAAAATACTGTGGTTTATCTAGCTGAAGATG
- the AGBL3 gene encoding cytosolic carboxypeptidase 3 isoform X17 produces the protein MRLTICLSTHDKHRQLKRCQTSCLDTVLQPTHLIGISRQTRREMSEGSEKDYSDRTNSDEDESDEDPFMKFLNEDIHQCALLAADCNGDPFFPRTTQILLEYQLGRWVPRLRKPRDLYGVSSSGPLSPTRWPYHCEVIDEKVQHIAPC, from the exons ATGCGATTGACTATCTGTTTGAGTACTCATGACAAACACCGTCAGCTTAAACGTTGTCAGACAAGTTGCTTAGACACTGTTTTACAGCCTACCCACCTAATAGGAATTTCAAGGCAGACACGGAGAGAGATGTCAGAAGGTTCAGAAAAAGACTACTCGGACAGAACAAACAGCGATGAGGATGAATCC GATGAAGATCCTTTCATGAAATTTCTAAATGAAGATATTCATCAGTGTGCTCTTTTAGCAG CCGACTGTAATGGGGACCCTTTCTTCCCTCGGACTAcacaaatactgttggagtatcaGCTGGGGCGATGGGTGCCACGTCTTCGTAAACCACGAGATTTGTATGGTGTCTCCTCCTCTGGCCCACTGAGCCCAACAAGATGGCCATACCACTGTGAGGTCATTGATGAAAAAGTACAGCATATCG ctccctgctaa